In Mangrovivirga cuniculi, the following proteins share a genomic window:
- a CDS encoding vWA domain-containing protein, with product MNWYVEPDNTVYIFAGLFIFLYLLYVVRVSVISRKMGVPYYGIAFKAILRTVYFALFIVALLGPSFGQAKDQIQAVGKDVYFCVDLSESMNANDIEPSRLSKLKHELIDIVDAFSGDRMSLIIFSGEAFIQCPLTYDQSALSLYIETLSTSLVPETGTNFGPPLEMALSKMEENEQVAGKETNKIIILMSDGEDFGENTNEAVKKIKDRDISLYTLGIGTRQGSRIPEGRSYKADKQGQPVITKLNPEDLISLADETGGEYYEISAQKNETNKLIKDVKEIKGQVQATKVIDVNQNKYWIFLAIAMGLFVLDMLVPVKTLQLK from the coding sequence ATGAATTGGTACGTCGAACCTGATAATACGGTTTACATTTTTGCCGGACTTTTTATTTTCTTATATCTGCTCTATGTAGTCAGAGTATCAGTCATATCCCGTAAAATGGGTGTCCCCTATTATGGCATTGCATTTAAAGCGATTCTGCGTACTGTCTATTTCGCATTATTTATCGTTGCTCTCCTGGGCCCGTCATTTGGCCAGGCGAAAGATCAGATACAAGCTGTGGGAAAAGATGTCTATTTCTGTGTTGATCTTTCTGAGTCGATGAATGCCAACGACATCGAACCCTCTAGGCTTTCAAAGCTAAAACATGAGCTTATCGATATAGTCGATGCATTTAGTGGCGACAGAATGAGCCTGATCATTTTCTCCGGTGAAGCATTCATCCAGTGCCCGCTTACTTATGACCAGTCCGCTCTGAGTCTTTATATCGAAACACTATCCACCAGCCTCGTGCCTGAAACCGGAACTAATTTTGGTCCGCCCCTTGAAATGGCACTATCCAAAATGGAGGAAAACGAGCAGGTGGCCGGAAAGGAAACTAATAAAATCATAATCCTGATGTCTGACGGTGAAGATTTTGGCGAAAACACGAACGAAGCAGTAAAAAAGATCAAAGATCGCGATATTTCTCTTTATACTTTAGGTATAGGTACCCGACAGGGAAGCAGAATACCTGAAGGAAGATCATATAAAGCAGACAAGCAAGGACAACCGGTGATCACGAAACTTAATCCGGAAGACCTGATCAGCCTGGCTGATGAAACAGGAGGAGAATATTACGAGATCTCAGCTCAGAAGAATGAAACCAATAAGCTGATCAAAGACGTTAAAGAGATAAAAGGTCAGGTTCAGGCAACCAAAGTTATCGATGTGAACCAAAATAAATACTGGATCTTCCTGGCCATAGCAATGGGACTATTCGTACTTGATATGTTAGTACCGGTAAAAACTTTACAACTAAAATGA
- a CDS encoding tetratricopeptide repeat protein → MRILLFTILSFFSITLISANNIATINKLKKEATEAFKNENYEVAIEKFTILKDSFNVKEESLLLNLAHSYWQSGDTTQAQGAYSNLLDAKDKKIRSIAYQQTGSISFHKKNLESAIAMYKQSLLADPYNEQARYDFELAMKKKKEEDEKKKQQQKQDQNKDQQNKDQQKQDQQDKDQKGDKNKNKSGEEKEDKSKKEEQEKAENQKADQKKEQENDGKAEKDDEDQEQNDETDKEKLEKMKKLREKLKEMNMSEEKAQMILQALQNNEVQYLKQMQRKSTKDKDDDKPDW, encoded by the coding sequence ATGAGAATTTTATTATTTACGATATTATCATTTTTTTCAATCACTTTGATCTCAGCAAATAATATTGCGACGATTAATAAATTGAAAAAAGAGGCAACAGAAGCTTTTAAGAATGAAAACTACGAAGTGGCAATTGAAAAGTTCACCATCCTTAAAGATTCATTCAATGTAAAGGAAGAAAGCCTTTTATTAAACCTGGCTCACTCCTACTGGCAATCAGGTGACACCACCCAGGCACAGGGAGCTTATTCAAACCTGTTAGATGCAAAGGATAAAAAGATTCGTTCGATAGCCTATCAGCAAACCGGCAGCATTTCTTTTCACAAAAAAAACCTCGAATCAGCTATAGCTATGTACAAACAGTCTTTGCTGGCTGATCCGTATAACGAACAGGCCAGGTATGACTTTGAGCTGGCAATGAAGAAAAAGAAAGAAGAGGACGAAAAGAAAAAGCAGCAACAAAAGCAAGATCAGAATAAAGATCAACAAAACAAAGATCAGCAGAAGCAGGATCAACAAGACAAAGATCAAAAAGGCGATAAGAATAAAAACAAAAGCGGCGAAGAAAAAGAAGATAAATCAAAGAAAGAAGAGCAGGAAAAAGCCGAAAATCAAAAAGCTGATCAAAAGAAAGAACAGGAAAACGACGGTAAGGCTGAAAAAGACGACGAAGACCAGGAGCAAAATGACGAGACTGATAAGGAAAAACTCGAGAAGATGAAAAAACTTCGTGAAAAGCTTAAGGAAATGAATATGTCTGAGGAAAAAGCCCAGATGATTCTCCAGGCACTGCAAAATAATGAAGTTCAGTATCTCAAGCAGATGCAAAGAAAGTCCACAAAAGACAAAGACGACGATAAACCAGACTGGTAA
- a CDS encoding acetyl-CoA C-acyltransferase — translation MKEVYIVSAVRTPIGSFNGTLANIPATKLGTIAINGALDKAGVSADKVQEVFMGNVVSAGLGQAPARQAALGAGIGTDVPCTTVNKVCSSGLKSVMFAAQSIMLGHNDVVVAGGMENMSSIPYYLPKARWGMKYGHGQVIDGLMHDGLWEVYNGFPMGNCADNTAKEMGITREQQDEYAMMSYKRSAESTEKGNFKEEIVPVEIPQRKGDPIMMTEDEEYKNVKFEKIPSLRPVFDKEGTVTAANASTINDGASALVVMSKEKAEELGVKPIAKILGFGDAAQDPIWFTTSPSLAIPVALERAGVKIEDVDYFEINEAFSAVAIANNMKLGLSEDKVNVFGGAVSLGHPLGASGARILTTLTSVLKQKDGKIGTVGICNGGGGASAMVIEKL, via the coding sequence ATGAAAGAAGTATATATCGTATCCGCTGTCAGAACTCCAATAGGCAGCTTTAACGGAACATTAGCAAACATTCCTGCTACTAAACTTGGCACAATTGCGATTAACGGAGCTCTGGATAAAGCCGGCGTATCTGCGGACAAGGTACAGGAAGTATTTATGGGTAATGTAGTCTCTGCCGGATTAGGTCAGGCTCCTGCAAGACAGGCAGCTCTTGGAGCAGGCATTGGAACTGACGTACCTTGTACTACTGTTAATAAAGTATGTAGTAGCGGACTTAAATCGGTAATGTTTGCTGCTCAAAGCATCATGCTTGGACATAATGATGTAGTAGTTGCCGGTGGTATGGAAAACATGTCTTCAATTCCTTATTACCTGCCAAAAGCCAGATGGGGAATGAAATACGGCCATGGCCAGGTTATCGACGGATTAATGCACGATGGTCTGTGGGAAGTTTACAATGGTTTCCCTATGGGAAATTGCGCTGATAATACGGCAAAAGAAATGGGTATTACCCGCGAACAGCAGGATGAATATGCAATGATGAGTTATAAGCGCTCTGCAGAAAGCACTGAAAAAGGAAACTTCAAAGAAGAGATCGTTCCGGTAGAAATTCCTCAGCGTAAAGGTGATCCGATCATGATGACTGAAGATGAGGAATACAAGAATGTGAAATTTGAAAAGATACCTTCTTTAAGGCCTGTATTCGATAAAGAAGGAACAGTAACTGCTGCTAACGCAAGTACAATTAATGATGGTGCTTCTGCTTTAGTAGTAATGAGCAAAGAAAAAGCCGAAGAATTGGGAGTTAAACCAATTGCTAAAATATTAGGCTTTGGTGATGCTGCTCAGGATCCGATCTGGTTTACTACATCTCCTTCTCTAGCTATCCCTGTTGCATTAGAAAGAGCAGGTGTGAAAATTGAAGATGTTGACTACTTCGAGATCAACGAAGCATTTTCTGCTGTAGCGATTGCAAACAACATGAAACTTGGTCTTAGCGAAGACAAAGTAAATGTGTTTGGAGGAGCTGTTTCATTAGGTCACCCACTTGGAGCTTCAGGAGCGAGAATCCTTACAACACTGACTTCCGTTCTAAAACAAAAAGATGGTAAAATCGGTACTGTCGGTATTTGTAACGGTGGCGGTGGTGCCAGCGCAATGGTAATTGAGAAATTGTAA
- a CDS encoding toxin-antitoxin system YwqK family antitoxin, with amino-acid sequence MYKRILLLFVILTSTVATSAQDSYGKKVITRYGNGEIKEEYYVIGPDQNKMNGPYITYYPSGQIAGEGSFTDGKRDGEFTSYYDDGTKMRIINYKEGQRHGPFSIYDQDGVKIQEGEYVMGNIVGSVAVYLEEGVLKSETQFENGSPEGSVKQYYENGAVRQEIIYKDGKQNGVSKQFYRNGQLKTEANYEDGYLTGFFKTYYPNGQLETESFLVDGNRHGEFKTYNMQGALIMKGEFKDGLLDGANLAYYGSGKLKHELEYKKGSRQGSAKYYFEDGSLEREVVYKNSEAFQDITEYYANGNVKHKQFIREGEKNGLWKYYYEDGTLSKEIPYLDGRAHGKVTTYYTNGEKKSVANYATGFLHGEYTAWYPNKQLRMNVGYQLGKRKGAFLEYYENGQLKTKGQYYDDKRVGDWKFYDEEGNLLEGEKVLD; translated from the coding sequence ATGTATAAGCGTATTCTATTACTTTTTGTTATTCTAACTTCTACTGTCGCTACATCGGCACAGGATTCTTATGGTAAAAAAGTCATTACTCGTTATGGTAATGGTGAAATTAAGGAAGAATATTATGTAATCGGTCCTGATCAAAATAAGATGAACGGGCCGTATATCACCTATTATCCCAGTGGACAAATTGCCGGTGAGGGATCGTTTACTGACGGTAAGCGTGACGGGGAATTCACTTCCTATTATGATGATGGAACCAAAATGAGGATCATAAATTACAAAGAAGGACAAAGGCATGGACCTTTTAGCATTTATGATCAGGATGGAGTTAAGATCCAGGAAGGTGAATACGTAATGGGAAATATCGTTGGTAGCGTAGCTGTATATCTTGAAGAAGGAGTGCTTAAAAGTGAAACACAGTTCGAAAATGGCTCTCCCGAAGGCAGTGTAAAACAATACTATGAAAATGGAGCGGTAAGACAAGAAATTATTTATAAAGATGGTAAACAGAACGGTGTATCAAAACAGTTCTATCGCAACGGACAATTAAAAACAGAAGCTAATTACGAAGATGGATATCTCACTGGCTTCTTTAAAACCTATTACCCTAATGGTCAGCTGGAAACCGAAAGTTTTCTGGTTGATGGAAACAGGCATGGAGAGTTCAAGACTTATAACATGCAAGGTGCACTGATCATGAAAGGTGAATTCAAAGATGGATTACTGGATGGTGCGAATTTAGCCTATTATGGTTCTGGTAAATTAAAGCACGAACTTGAATACAAGAAAGGAAGCCGACAGGGATCAGCAAAGTATTATTTTGAGGATGGTTCATTAGAGAGAGAAGTAGTTTATAAAAACAGTGAAGCGTTCCAGGATATTACTGAATACTATGCCAATGGAAATGTCAAACACAAGCAATTTATTCGTGAAGGCGAGAAGAATGGTCTCTGGAAATATTATTATGAAGATGGCACACTTAGCAAGGAGATCCCATACCTTGATGGCAGAGCTCACGGAAAAGTGACTACATATTATACAAATGGTGAAAAAAAATCAGTTGCTAATTATGCTACCGGCTTTCTTCATGGTGAATACACAGCATGGTATCCGAATAAGCAATTAAGAATGAATGTAGGATACCAGCTTGGTAAAAGAAAGGGGGCATTTCTAGAATATTATGAAAATGGTCAGCTTAAAACTAAAGGTCAGTATTACGACGATAAACGAGTTGGTGACTGGAAGTTTTACGATGAAGAAGGCAACCTGCTGGAGGGAGAAAAAGTACTGGACTAA
- a CDS encoding phosphoribosylaminoimidazolesuccinocarboxamide synthase — MKQHALKETNYNFNGQDKFYRGKVRDVYTFGDKLVMIASDRISAFDVVLPEPIPYKGQVLNTIAAKFLEATKDIVPNWVTEVPDPNVTIGYACETYPVEMVIRGYLAGHAWRTYKSGKRELCGVQLPEGLKENDKLPEPIITPTTKAHEGHDEDISREEILEQGLVSEEEYKLLEEYTRALFQRGTEMAAKQGLILVDTKYEFGKFNDKIYLIDEIHTPDSSRYFYAKRYEERQAAGEPQKQLSKEFVRQWLLENGFAGKEGQNMPEMTPEKINEISDRYIELYEKVTGLPFKKADNTQMETRIEENIKNALSL, encoded by the coding sequence ATGAAGCAACACGCACTGAAAGAAACTAATTATAATTTCAACGGTCAGGATAAATTCTACCGCGGCAAAGTACGGGATGTTTACACTTTTGGTGACAAGCTCGTAATGATTGCATCAGATAGAATTTCAGCCTTTGATGTGGTTTTACCAGAGCCAATCCCTTATAAAGGCCAGGTATTAAATACGATCGCAGCCAAATTCCTTGAGGCGACAAAAGATATTGTACCTAACTGGGTAACAGAAGTCCCTGATCCAAATGTAACCATCGGATATGCCTGTGAAACCTACCCTGTAGAAATGGTGATCAGAGGATATCTTGCCGGTCATGCATGGAGAACTTACAAGTCTGGTAAAAGAGAACTATGTGGAGTTCAGCTTCCTGAGGGATTAAAAGAAAACGATAAATTACCTGAACCGATCATCACTCCTACCACCAAAGCGCACGAAGGTCATGATGAAGACATTAGCAGGGAAGAAATTCTAGAGCAGGGTTTAGTTTCAGAAGAAGAGTATAAATTACTTGAAGAATATACCAGGGCTTTGTTCCAGAGAGGAACCGAAATGGCAGCTAAACAGGGTTTAATCCTTGTAGACACCAAATATGAGTTTGGAAAATTCAACGATAAAATTTACCTTATAGACGAAATTCATACACCTGACTCATCGAGATATTTTTATGCGAAGAGATATGAAGAAAGACAGGCTGCGGGAGAACCTCAAAAGCAATTGTCGAAAGAATTTGTAAGGCAATGGTTGCTTGAAAATGGCTTCGCTGGTAAAGAAGGTCAAAACATGCCTGAAATGACTCCTGAGAAGATCAACGAGATAAGCGACAGGTACATTGAATTATATGAAAAAGTAACAGGGTTACCTTTTAAAAAGGCTGACAATACACAAATGGAAACCCGAATTGAAGAAAACATTAAAAACGCATTGTCTTTATGA
- a CDS encoding STAS domain-containing protein gives MKYELEEQDKYTIITLKQEKVDSSIAPDIKSKLVKMHAEGVGNLVIDLADVKYMDSSGLSALLVGNRLFTEDGGDFILCNISDHVMKLINISQLDKVLSIVQNKEEAVDLVYMNELEREFKKENPDGE, from the coding sequence ATGAAATACGAACTCGAAGAACAAGATAAATATACAATAATCACACTTAAGCAGGAAAAAGTAGATTCATCCATTGCCCCGGATATTAAATCTAAATTAGTAAAAATGCATGCCGAAGGTGTTGGCAATCTCGTCATCGACCTTGCAGATGTTAAATACATGGATTCTTCTGGTTTAAGTGCTTTACTTGTAGGAAACAGACTGTTTACAGAAGATGGAGGAGACTTTATTCTGTGTAATATATCTGATCATGTGATGAAATTAATAAACATTTCCCAGCTGGATAAAGTTCTATCTATAGTACAGAACAAGGAAGAGGCTGTTGATCTGGTTTATATGAACGAACTTGAAAGAGAGTTCAAAAAAGAAAATCCTGATGGGGAATAA
- a CDS encoding ribonuclease Z codes for MAFYITILGSNASTPAYGRNQTSQYIKLHGHNFLMDCGEGTQLLLKKNRLKIQRINKIFISHLHGDHYFGLIGLVSTMHLLGRTTPLEIYGPKGLGEILTIQFKYSDTKLRYDLTFKELDYGKSGVIFEDKKIQVEHFPLKHRIDCHGYIFKEKPKPIRINRDAIPENLAVEEVSILRQGKSVYNEDGSIKYDKKEYTLPPRKSFSYAFASDTIYDPEIVNYIKDVDLLYHESTFLKDEEERAAQTFHCTTYQAADIAKRANVGKLLLGHYSTRYRNLAPFAEEAKEIFENSELSVEGKVYELKD; via the coding sequence TTGGCTTTTTATATAACAATACTGGGGTCTAATGCATCGACGCCTGCATACGGGAGAAACCAGACGTCGCAGTATATCAAATTGCATGGTCACAACTTCTTAATGGACTGTGGAGAAGGCACTCAATTGTTATTAAAAAAGAACCGCCTCAAAATTCAACGAATTAATAAAATATTTATAAGTCATTTGCATGGTGATCATTATTTTGGTCTTATAGGCCTGGTATCCACCATGCATTTACTGGGCCGTACTACTCCATTGGAAATATATGGTCCAAAAGGGTTGGGTGAAATTTTAACTATCCAATTCAAATATTCTGACACCAAACTCAGATACGATCTTACCTTTAAGGAACTTGATTACGGAAAAAGCGGGGTTATTTTTGAAGATAAAAAGATTCAGGTCGAGCATTTCCCTTTAAAGCACAGAATCGATTGTCATGGGTACATTTTCAAAGAAAAGCCTAAGCCAATCAGGATCAATCGGGATGCCATTCCGGAAAACCTGGCAGTGGAAGAAGTTTCTATTTTAAGACAGGGCAAGTCTGTTTACAATGAAGATGGAAGTATTAAGTATGATAAAAAAGAATATACACTTCCACCGAGAAAGTCTTTTAGTTATGCTTTTGCCTCCGATACTATTTATGATCCTGAGATTGTAAATTATATTAAAGATGTGGATCTCCTTTATCATGAGTCTACCTTTTTAAAGGATGAAGAAGAACGTGCTGCCCAGACTTTTCACTGCACTACCTACCAGGCTGCAGACATTGCAAAACGTGCTAATGTAGGCAAGCTTCTCCTGGGTCATTATTCAACCAGATACCGTAATCTTGCCCCCTTCGCTGAAGAAGCGAAAGAAATATTCGAAAATTCTGAACTATCTGTTGAAGGCAAGGTTTACGAACTAAAAGATTAG
- a CDS encoding queuosine precursor transporter has protein sequence MTISGSEKKRNLFFILSGIFLTNALLAEIVGVKIFSLEKTFGANPVNFELFSGANMSFNLTAGVILWPVVFITTDIINEYFGRKGVKKISFATVAFISYMFIVIFIITKLAPADFWLETNKQGANGDNFNVNFAFNKLFLQSAGIIIGSLIAFLIGQLLDVTVFHYLRRFTGADKIWLRATGSTLVSQLIDSFVVLYIAFILFAPANSKWTYTQLLNVGLMNYMYKFVVAIVLTPLLYLAHWLIDGYLGKEKADELMEEAARSSR, from the coding sequence GTGACAATTTCAGGAAGCGAAAAGAAAAGAAATCTATTTTTCATCTTATCAGGTATTTTTTTAACCAACGCCCTACTGGCAGAAATCGTTGGTGTGAAAATTTTCAGCCTGGAAAAAACTTTTGGAGCCAACCCTGTTAATTTCGAACTCTTTTCTGGTGCCAACATGAGTTTTAATTTAACTGCCGGAGTGATTTTATGGCCGGTGGTATTTATCACCACTGATATAATCAATGAATATTTCGGTCGAAAGGGTGTAAAGAAAATCAGTTTTGCTACGGTAGCATTTATTTCCTATATGTTTATCGTTATTTTCATTATCACTAAGCTTGCTCCTGCCGATTTTTGGTTAGAAACTAATAAACAAGGTGCAAATGGTGATAATTTCAATGTTAATTTTGCTTTCAATAAATTATTCCTCCAGAGTGCTGGAATTATTATCGGTTCATTGATAGCTTTCCTCATCGGACAGCTCCTGGACGTAACAGTATTTCACTACCTGAGAAGGTTTACAGGCGCAGATAAGATCTGGTTGAGAGCAACCGGTTCTACTTTAGTTTCTCAATTAATTGATAGCTTTGTGGTATTATATATTGCTTTTATACTTTTTGCTCCTGCAAATAGTAAATGGACATATACCCAGCTATTAAATGTTGGATTAATGAACTACATGTATAAATTTGTTGTGGCGATAGTCCTCACTCCCCTGCTCTATCTTGCCCATTGGCTTATTGATGGATACCTGGGGAAAGAAAAAGCCGATGAATTAATGGAAGAAGCGGCCAGAAGCAGCCGCTAA
- a CDS encoding coiled-coil domain-containing protein: MRTILFFTFLSIFSTINLLSQETSKDKNETVRTVTDTVFVEVERELPENYKMLLKDINDYSDLEDIDEPESFVFEVTTVDLNRGKHEGVSVVIPEAELEQAIKIWEKDLENIFSVFKSKVINEGNLHYVENQKIDGFEDRELSLYAKIDKADDGVKVETYVADSMNVLTSEVDQRAFDRLKAYVGSYAKEVYQDVVDTQIEKEEEILEDLEDELDDLQKDHEKFRKGVKDNEIDIEHAQQDIQTNKRTIELNSEKIAKYKDDMYDAKVADNRDLEKNIKKELKKLERSKDKLQDKNKDLYSDIVEYEQEIMELEHEIKENLNRTFLKKAEIRRQQTIVELYQNKKVNIENPNKN; this comes from the coding sequence ATGAGAACTATATTATTTTTTACTTTTTTATCAATTTTTTCAACTATCAATCTTTTGAGTCAGGAAACATCAAAAGATAAGAATGAGACTGTACGTACTGTAACTGATACAGTATTTGTCGAAGTGGAAAGAGAGCTTCCTGAGAACTATAAAATGTTACTTAAAGACATTAACGATTATTCAGACCTGGAAGACATTGATGAACCGGAATCATTTGTGTTTGAGGTTACTACGGTTGATCTTAATCGTGGTAAACATGAAGGTGTTTCTGTGGTAATACCTGAGGCAGAGCTTGAACAGGCAATTAAAATATGGGAGAAAGACCTTGAGAATATCTTTTCTGTTTTTAAAAGTAAGGTTATTAACGAAGGGAATTTGCATTATGTAGAAAACCAAAAAATAGATGGTTTTGAAGATAGGGAACTGAGCTTGTATGCAAAGATAGATAAAGCCGATGATGGTGTGAAAGTTGAAACCTATGTCGCTGATTCAATGAATGTTCTTACCAGTGAAGTAGATCAAAGGGCATTTGACAGGCTTAAAGCTTATGTTGGTTCTTATGCTAAAGAGGTTTACCAGGATGTTGTAGATACACAGATTGAAAAGGAAGAAGAAATCCTGGAAGATCTTGAAGATGAACTGGATGATCTACAGAAAGATCACGAGAAATTCCGTAAGGGTGTTAAAGATAACGAAATCGATATTGAGCATGCTCAGCAGGATATCCAAACAAACAAAAGGACTATTGAGCTTAATAGTGAGAAGATCGCCAAATATAAAGATGATATGTATGATGCAAAAGTAGCTGATAACAGAGATCTTGAAAAAAACATAAAGAAGGAGCTAAAAAAGCTTGAGCGTAGCAAAGATAAGCTACAGGATAAGAATAAGGATCTTTATTCGGATATTGTTGAATATGAGCAGGAGATCATGGAACTCGAGCATGAAATAAAAGAAAACCTCAACAGGACTTTCCTTAAGAAAGCTGAGATCAGACGACAACAGACGATTGTCGAATTATATCAGAATAAAAAAGTAAATATAGAAAATCCTAATAAAAATTAA
- a CDS encoding N-formylglutamate amidohydrolase: protein MDNLYRLHIPDKIKYPILISVPHSGTFIPDEISAKMNEDLITELEDTDWFVDRLYQFCHQEGIPMIIANYHRWVIDLNRNPENKSLYNDGRVITELCPTKTFNDESLYLEGNEPDNDEIESRKKNFYYPYHVKVKELLNEIKSEFGQALLFDAHSIKKQVPGIRKEPFPDFILGDNEEKSASKEIIKIAYENLALNNIGEFTHNQPFKGGQITRSFGDPSNNIHSLQLEMAKVNYMSDDETKYDCDRAKNVQEKLLKPLLNNLGKYLLNNK from the coding sequence ATGGATAACTTGTACCGCTTACATATTCCCGACAAAATAAAATACCCAATTTTGATCAGCGTTCCTCATTCCGGGACATTTATCCCGGATGAAATTTCAGCTAAAATGAATGAAGATCTGATTACCGAACTTGAAGATACTGATTGGTTTGTTGATAGACTATACCAGTTTTGTCATCAGGAAGGAATTCCGATGATAATTGCTAATTACCATCGATGGGTGATTGATCTGAATAGAAATCCGGAAAACAAATCTCTATATAATGATGGCAGAGTAATTACCGAGTTATGTCCTACCAAAACGTTTAATGACGAATCGTTATATCTTGAAGGTAATGAACCGGACAACGATGAGATAGAAAGCAGGAAAAAAAATTTTTACTACCCATACCATGTAAAGGTTAAAGAATTACTCAATGAAATAAAATCAGAATTTGGCCAGGCATTACTTTTTGATGCTCATTCTATCAAAAAGCAGGTTCCGGGAATTCGAAAGGAGCCATTCCCTGATTTTATCCTGGGAGACAATGAGGAAAAATCAGCTTCAAAAGAAATTATAAAAATTGCGTATGAAAACCTCGCATTAAATAACATCGGAGAATTTACTCATAATCAACCCTTTAAAGGCGGGCAGATAACCAGAAGTTTTGGAGACCCTTCAAATAACATTCATTCATTACAACTTGAAATGGCTAAGGTTAACTATATGAGCGATGATGAGACTAAATATGATTGTGACCGGGCTAAAAATGTACAGGAAAAGCTCTTAAAACCATTATTAAACAACCTTGGCAAATATTTATTGAATAATAAGTAA
- the hutF gene encoding formimidoylglutamate deiminase: MKYLHIPQLITENGPEETYLTLDEKGIITESGQVEKNNIEYYTINGVVLPGIPNSHSHAFQYAMAGLAEVQQRSESDDFWTWRNSMYKLASNISPENLEIIATQLYADMLTCGYTHVVEFHYLHRQPDGKPYSDNARMGRSLIKAAKTAGIGITLMPVYYRLGNFGQAPVEGQKRFLSKSFDQYKKLVIDTNAMIREENHGQIAIAAHSLRAVDEEDLFKLSELGDELNCPIHIHIAEQLKEVKDCFDYHKKRPVEYLLDLDICDNRWNLVHATHLTEEETIRMAEADVNAVICPSTEGNLGDGFFNMRLYLESNGRFCIGSDSHIGLSPFEDMRWLDYGQRLVTHQRNTFNTSFRSEMLHGVVLQGRRSAGLNSARYFNQGIPFNAIAIDDSHPLVGSASPENLLSTILYSDSTIKINDVYHSGKKVVEDGNHVKRKEIGTNTLKTLKNTGLR; encoded by the coding sequence ATGAAATACCTTCATATACCACAACTTATCACGGAAAACGGTCCTGAAGAAACATATTTAACTCTTGATGAAAAAGGAATAATCACGGAATCCGGACAGGTTGAAAAAAATAACATTGAGTATTATACAATCAATGGAGTCGTTTTACCGGGAATCCCCAATTCTCATAGTCATGCTTTTCAATATGCAATGGCAGGTCTGGCTGAAGTTCAGCAGCGAAGCGAAAGCGATGACTTCTGGACATGGAGAAACTCTATGTATAAACTTGCTTCTAATATCTCCCCGGAGAATCTGGAAATAATAGCGACTCAATTATATGCTGATATGCTTACTTGTGGATACACTCATGTCGTAGAATTTCATTATCTGCACAGACAACCCGATGGAAAACCCTATTCAGATAATGCAAGAATGGGTAGAAGCCTTATCAAAGCAGCAAAAACTGCAGGAATAGGTATTACATTAATGCCAGTATATTATCGTCTCGGTAATTTTGGCCAGGCACCTGTTGAAGGACAGAAAAGATTTTTATCAAAATCCTTTGACCAATATAAAAAACTCGTCATAGACACAAATGCTATGATCAGAGAGGAAAATCATGGGCAAATTGCCATTGCTGCACATTCATTACGAGCAGTGGATGAAGAAGATCTTTTTAAATTAAGTGAATTGGGGGATGAGTTGAATTGCCCAATCCATATACATATTGCCGAGCAATTAAAAGAGGTAAAAGATTGTTTTGACTACCATAAGAAAAGACCTGTAGAATATTTACTGGACCTCGATATTTGTGATAATAGATGGAACCTTGTCCATGCTACTCACCTGACGGAAGAAGAAACAATAAGAATGGCAGAAGCTGATGTTAACGCAGTTATTTGTCCCAGCACGGAGGGCAATCTTGGAGATGGCTTCTTTAATATGCGATTATATCTGGAAAGTAATGGACGATTTTGCATTGGTTCTGACAGCCATATAGGTTTATCTCCATTTGAAGATATGAGATGGCTGGACTACGGTCAAAGACTTGTAACTCATCAGCGAAATACATTTAACACCTCATTCCGGTCTGAAATGCTTCATGGTGTCGTATTGCAGGGTAGAAGATCAGCCGGATTAAACAGTGCAAGATATTTCAATCAAGGTATACCTTTTAATGCTATCGCAATTGATGATTCACATCCTCTTGTTGGTTCTGCCAGTCCTGAAAACCTTCTGAGTACAATTCTTTATAGTGATTCAACGATTAAAATAAACGACGTCTATCATTCTGGAAAGAAGGTAGTTGAGGATGGAAATCACGTAAAAAGAAAAGAAATAGGAACAAATACCCTCAAAACTTTAAAAAACACCGGACTTAGATAG